From the genome of Anopheles bellator unplaced genomic scaffold, idAnoBellAS_SP24_06.2 scaffold02199_ctg1, whole genome shotgun sequence:
AAAGATGGATCGAAGGATCTCACGTGGTGATCGACAGATgtgaaagtgtgaaaaaaACCTTGAATCACAATCGTGTGCTAGGAAACAATCCTCAAGGTCCATTGTCCACCTTACAAGAAGAATTCGTTAGTGTCCTGAGGAGTTTCGCCAATTACATTCCAGACATTGTACGTGTGTTGACACATCATTTCGCGACGGCTCTTGGACGGTCGGCTGGAGATGTTCAATCGTACGAGATCGATGCGAACGGAAATCATCGAATGTTTTACACCGGATTCACACGTTACCGTATGGAGTACCGTGAAGGCACCAACCAGATCACCAAAGTGCATCGCCTGAGTCTCGATCGTGAGCAGAGTATAGAACAATCGTTCGAGATGGAACACAACAGCGATGGAGCGGTAGTGAAGGCGGAACACAAAGGTATTAAGAAAATCGAGTATGATCGTATTTTGCATCGTGTTTCGAAGATCGAGATGCTCGACGGGCGCAGACTTGAATACCAGTATGATGTTCGGGGTGAGCGCACTTTCAAGAAGGTGATGAGTGCCAAGGGTTCCGTTTTGCACGAAAAATACTACATCAGGAATGCTGAAGGAATTGTCCTGGTGGACATGGAGATGACTTATCTGGAGAATGATCAGCCACCGGATGTGCGTGTGACGAGTTACATCTACAAGGATCAACAGTTGATCGGGTTCGTGCGTGACGATCAACTTTACAGTTTAGTAACCGATCATGAAGGATCGGTACGGGTGGTCATTAAAGACGGTGAGGTTGTAGCCGCTTATGACTATCTTCCTTATGGTCAGATATTCCGGCAATATGGGACGGACCTTGATGGACAAATATCTTTCCTGTACACAGGACAGGAATGGGAGCCCGAGATTGGGTTGTACAACTACCGAGCGCGACTCTACGACCCTGACATTGGGAGGTTCTATCAGATGGATCCCAAGGAGCAGTACGCCAGTCCGTACGTGTACGCCGGGAACTCTCCTGTTTCGCTCGTTGATCCGGATGGC
Proteins encoded in this window:
- the LOC131214740 gene encoding tRNA(Glu)-specific nuclease WapA-like; this encodes RYDYDDHDQMMKAKYFHGKDELKLTPLTHRSFAREIPSIDEPNSKRIWDTLTASDFLSTDCTNPGLCHGRQGSKSMFKTFVQRHRFNKHLETMLSKAIVDRKALSEKDLMDKCQRWIEGSHVVIDRCESVKKTLNHNRVLGNNPQGPLSTLQEEFVSVLRSFANYIPDIVRVLTHHFATALGRSAGDVQSYEIDANGNHRMFYTGFTRYRMEYREGTNQITKVHRLSLDREQSIEQSFEMEHNSDGAVVKAEHKGIKKIEYDRILHRVSKIEMLDGRRLEYQYDVRGERTFKKVMSAKGSVLHEKYYIRNAEGIVLVDMEMTYLENDQPPDVRVTSYIYKDQQLIGFVRDDQLYSLVTDHEGSVRVVIKDGEVVAAYDYLPYGQIFRQYGTDLDGQISFLYTGQEWEPEIGLYNYRARLYDPDIGRFYQMDPKEQYASPYVYAGNSPVSLVDPDGEFAFALAIFVMAIVGAYIGASAANNSWNPLKWDWKSSSTWLGMLTGAITGASIPFNLA